In Plasmodium coatneyi strain Hackeri chromosome 5, complete sequence, a genomic segment contains:
- a CDS encoding Phosphatidylglycerophosphate synthase codes for MTLKFVIREPKARVLFSPTEFFDTLKGMFRSSRNRIVISCLYIGIGELEKELIVTIKNNKHIKNLRVDILLDKQRGTRPEGKLKESSVSMLSDLFSYAGDINISLFHNPLLGAVLYNILPYRANEAIGVMHMKVYIGDDRLILSGANLSDSYLRNRQDRYILIENKLLADSVHKIVNCIQKMSFSVNVDLGVHWGSDSMNPLIDAHTFREQYYRRIQFMLSQIREDIVRRTQGKVESQMYDDHLGECHPSTSEQEDFFSPLFVNSESILTVELALQSGFSSPPIYDESQMLENMLKNVNKYDQSLIISSGYLNFPENFLKLFRNIYNNLCFKKGIIRFITASPAANSFFKSKGISYYIPLGYTVSAHMCVEFITKNIVSVFKNLNRTDPLKKKEKVCTDIYLEYHKPSWTFHSKGMWLIGNSSQREILDSSTTSGEDPHVATTPQMENVTNSVCTSQNYEQSEKKKKNSPFGIASSPHLFNNDQNCLNRSANLEEIKKKNVCENILKSEEMDHNQHGDDNQLDSTSVTQNLGDLPWGTVIGSSNYGYRATYRDLEMSFVIKTNDENLKRQFQKELDIIYESSNFVHMDELNLRYPRWLRLVYRYLVRWLL; via the coding sequence ATGACGCTAAAGTTCGTGATCCGAGAACCCAAGGCGCGGGTCCTGTTCTCGCCCACAGAATTCTTCGACACCCTGAAGGGCATGTTCCGGAGCTCCAGAAACCGAATCGTCATCAGCTGCCTGTACATAGGAATAGGCGAGCTGGAGAAGGAGTTAATAGTAaccataaaaaataataagcacataaaaaatttgagagTAGACATTTTATTGGATAAACAAAGAGGTACAAGGCCAGAAGGGAAACTGAAAGAATCCTCGGTGAGTATGCTCTCTGACCTCTTCAGCTATGCAGGGGACATAAATATTAGCTTGTTCCACAATCCCCTACTAGGGGCAGTGttgtataatattttacccTACAGAGCCAATGAAGCCATTGGAGTCATGCACATGAAGGTGTATATCGGAGATGACCGTCTGATTTTGTCGGGGGCCAATTTAAGTGACAGCTACCTTCGAAACAGACAGGACAGATATATTCTgattgaaaataaattgttaGCTGATTCCGTTCATAAAATTGTGAATTGCATTCAGAAAATGTCCTTCAGCGTGAATGTTGATTTGGGTGTCCACTGGGGCAGTGACTCAATGAACCCACTCATCGACGCGCATACTTTCCGTGAGCAGTATTACAGGCGGATACAGTTTATGCTGAGTCAGATCAGGGAGGACATTGTGCGGCGTACACAGGGGAAGGTGGAAAGTCAGATGTATGATGACCATTTAGGTGAATGTCACCCCTCAACCAGCGAGCAAGAAGACTTCTTCAGCCCCCTGTTCGTTAATAGCGAAAGCATCCTGACCGTGGAGCTGGCGCTGCAGAGCGGCTTTTCCTCACCCCCCATATACGACGAAAGCCAAATGTTGGAAAACATGCTCAAgaatgtaaataaatatgatCAGAGTTTAATCATATCATCGGGGTATTTGAACTTcccagaaaattttttaaaattgttcagaaatatatataacaacCTGTGCTTTAAGAAGGGCATAATACGCTTCATTACAGCGTCCCCAGCAGCTAACAGTTTTTTTAAGTCCAAAGGCATTTCCTACTACATACCCCTTGGGTACACAGTCAGTGCGCACATGTGCGTTGAATTCATCACCAAAAATATTGTAagcgtttttaaaaatttaaatagaACAGACcctttgaagaaaaaggaaaaggtctGCACAGATATTTATTTAGAATATCATAAGCCCTCCTGGACCTTCCACTCGAAGGGGATGTGGCTGATTGGTAATTCCTCCCAGAGGGAAATTCTCGACAGCAGCACAACCTCTGGTGAAGATCCCCATGTAGCAAcaaccccccaaatggaaaatgttaCAAATAGTGTGTGCACTAgccaaaattatgaacagtcagaaaaaaaaaaaaaaaattccccttttgggaTAGCTAGCTCTCCACATTTGTTCAATAATGATCAAAAttgcctgaacaggtcagctAATTTggaggagataaaaaaaaaaaatgtgtgtgaaaatattttaaagagTGAAGAAATGGACCATAATCAACACGGTGACGATAATCAGCTTGATTCTACCTCAGTGACCCAAAACTTGGGCGACCTACCATGGGGAACAGTTATTGGAAGCTCCAACTACGGCTACCGAGCAACGTACAGAGACTTGGAGATGAGCTTCGTGATCAAAACGAATGATGAAAATTTGAAGCGCCAGTTCCAGAAGGAGTTGGACATCATTTACGAGTCCTCCAATTTTGTCCACATGGACGAGTTGAATTTGAGGTACCCCCGCTGGCTGCGACTGGTGTACCGGTACCTCGTGCGATGGTTGTTGTGA